The following proteins are encoded in a genomic region of Fundidesulfovibrio putealis DSM 16056:
- a CDS encoding transcription antitermination factor NusB: MNTPQTDQSSSEPQAIPAARVAALTAVEQALPISGKPGQDIQPALDNALRVLHDPRDKGLATELSYGFLRFKGRMDHLVRRHLAKPERTHPLILRVLGMAAFELTHLGGIPPHATLSWAVDAVKSRLGQASANVANAVLRRIQDLGPDALNRAFYEHGSTSRAQALSIWYSCPEWLVRLWLRDYGDRRTHDLLEAQLLPPLTGVRVNALHERARPAFDYLVSQPGVAYAEYPPFLAYDPAKATAVLPDLVSGEREGLLSRQSVAVGDIMRRLDSVNWPEPIWDACAGRGGKTAVLLEQGHERVWASDVNARRLRGLRNEMKRLNLPQIPAFLTNAATACFREAPATILVDAPCSGLGVLSRRPDAKWKRTQTDITNLAGIQRAIIHGCADKLPAGGLLVYMTCTMTRDENERQGEIIESLGFTREILAGWDDQSLLREFFYGGVWKKNS, encoded by the coding sequence ATGAACACCCCACAGACCGATCAGTCCTCTTCCGAACCCCAGGCCATACCTGCCGCGCGCGTGGCCGCGCTCACAGCCGTTGAACAGGCGCTTCCCATCAGCGGCAAACCCGGCCAGGACATCCAGCCCGCCCTGGACAACGCCCTGCGCGTGCTGCACGACCCCCGCGACAAGGGTCTGGCCACCGAACTTTCCTACGGATTCCTGCGCTTCAAGGGCCGCATGGACCATCTGGTGCGCCGCCACCTCGCCAAGCCCGAACGCACCCATCCCCTGATCCTGCGTGTGCTGGGCATGGCCGCCTTCGAGCTGACGCATCTGGGTGGCATTCCGCCCCACGCCACGCTCTCCTGGGCCGTGGACGCCGTGAAATCCCGCCTGGGGCAGGCCTCTGCAAACGTGGCCAACGCGGTGCTGCGCCGCATCCAGGACCTTGGACCCGACGCCCTGAACCGCGCTTTCTACGAACACGGCAGCACCTCGCGCGCCCAGGCGCTTTCCATCTGGTATTCCTGTCCGGAATGGCTGGTGCGGCTGTGGCTGCGCGACTACGGCGACAGGCGCACGCACGACCTGCTGGAAGCGCAGCTGCTGCCTCCGCTGACAGGAGTGCGCGTCAACGCCCTGCACGAGCGCGCACGCCCCGCCTTCGACTATCTGGTGTCACAGCCTGGAGTGGCCTACGCCGAATATCCGCCGTTTCTGGCCTACGACCCGGCCAAGGCCACCGCAGTGCTTCCTGACCTGGTTTCCGGCGAAAGGGAGGGGCTTCTGAGCCGTCAGAGCGTAGCCGTGGGCGACATCATGCGCCGCCTGGACAGCGTCAACTGGCCTGAGCCCATCTGGGACGCCTGCGCCGGGCGCGGCGGCAAGACCGCCGTGCTTCTGGAGCAGGGCCATGAGCGCGTGTGGGCTTCGGACGTGAACGCACGCAGGTTGCGCGGACTCAGGAACGAAATGAAGCGGCTCAACCTGCCGCAGATCCCGGCCTTCCTGACCAACGCCGCCACGGCCTGCTTCCGCGAGGCCCCGGCGACCATCCTGGTGGACGCGCCCTGCTCGGGTCTCGGCGTGCTGTCGCGTCGCCCGGACGCCAAATGGAAGCGCACCCAGACCGACATCACCAATCTGGCGGGCATCCAGCGCGCCATCATCCACGGCTGCGCTGACAAGCTGCCCGCAGGCGGCCTGCTGGTGTACATGACCTGCACCATGACCCGCGACGAGAACGAGCGTCAGGGCGAGATCATCGAGTCCCTGGGCTTCACGCGCGAGATCCTGGCCGGGTGGGATGACCAGAGCCTGTTGCGCGAGTTCTTCTACGGCGGGGTCTGGAAGAAGAATTCGTAA
- a CDS encoding ABC transporter permease produces the protein MAREFDQFIWLVNRLLGCARRPFTGKPYMSWQTWSHFAWVGADSLPIVSVIASCTGIILALQAASQLEKVGAMSYVANLVGISIVAELGPLLTALILSGRAGAAFTAEIATMKISEEIDALEVMGLDSVRYLVWPKCIAMMVMSPLLALWADFTGVLSGGIFSVMVLGLSAQGYYEQTANFITLRIFFSGLVKSFAFGLAITLIGCWQGFLAREGALDVGRRTTRSVVQSIFLIVLLDLFFTGLTYVSR, from the coding sequence ATGGCCAGGGAATTCGATCAATTCATCTGGCTGGTGAACCGCCTGCTGGGGTGCGCCAGAAGGCCCTTCACGGGCAAACCCTACATGAGCTGGCAGACCTGGAGCCATTTCGCCTGGGTCGGGGCGGATTCGCTGCCCATCGTCAGCGTCATCGCCTCCTGCACGGGCATCATCCTGGCTTTGCAGGCCGCGTCGCAGCTGGAAAAAGTCGGGGCCATGTCCTACGTGGCCAACCTTGTGGGCATAAGCATCGTCGCGGAGCTCGGCCCGCTGCTCACCGCGCTCATCCTCTCCGGCCGCGCAGGCGCGGCATTCACTGCGGAAATCGCCACCATGAAGATCTCCGAGGAGATCGACGCCCTGGAAGTGATGGGCCTGGACTCGGTGCGCTATCTGGTCTGGCCCAAGTGCATCGCCATGATGGTCATGTCGCCGCTTCTGGCCCTGTGGGCCGATTTCACGGGCGTGTTGTCCGGGGGAATCTTCTCGGTGATGGTGCTCGGGCTCTCGGCCCAGGGCTACTACGAGCAGACCGCCAACTTCATCACGCTTCGCATCTTCTTCTCCGGGCTGGTGAAGAGCTTCGCCTTCGGGCTGGCCATCACGCTCATCGGCTGCTGGCAGGGGTTTCTGGCCAGGGAAGGCGCGCTGGACGTGGGCAGGCGCACCACCCGGTCGGTGGTGCAGTCCATCTTCCTGATCGTGCTGCTGGACCTGTTTTTCACCGGCCTCACCTACGTGTCGCGCTGA
- a CDS encoding DnaJ family domain-containing protein, translating to MIAAIAYVAEERIRAAAERGEFRNLPGAGKPLDLDADANIPPELRMAYTLLKNGGYLDAQHEQDKALEKRLDSLEAMLGQSPAERTKLRQMLKLQVMEFRTKRATGKELALETGEHYYGKVVERISVKAGKEGI from the coding sequence ATGATCGCGGCCATAGCCTACGTAGCCGAGGAGCGCATCCGCGCCGCAGCGGAGCGCGGCGAGTTCAGGAACCTGCCAGGAGCAGGCAAGCCCCTGGACCTAGATGCCGACGCCAACATCCCGCCTGAGCTGCGCATGGCCTACACGCTTCTGAAGAACGGTGGCTACCTGGACGCGCAGCACGAGCAGGACAAAGCCCTGGAAAAGCGTCTGGACAGCCTGGAAGCCATGCTTGGCCAAAGCCCGGCAGAGCGTACGAAACTCAGGCAGATGCTGAAGCTCCAGGTGATGGAATTTCGGACCAAACGGGCAACCGGCAAGGAACTTGCCCTGGAAACGGGCGAGCACTACTACGGCAAGGTCGTGGAGCGAATATCCGTGAAGGCCGGAAAGGAGGGCATATGA
- a CDS encoding ABC-type transport auxiliary lipoprotein family protein, giving the protein MIHARLTTAAWLILATSAFLGGCLGKPGPVEEYLRVGGGEAACAQEMHTGKARVAVALRQVKSADALDRQAVMLARGRVMSPSLRWYWEASPCRLAEQALVRAVNCTPGLAAIWPVRSSTEAPLGMTVTLTSFEMQEQPPVMNAAMDCQIWDGSGTKLLAARTFSAQIPARALDAQSIAEAGSRALSGLSGDAAQWVASLPTPGAPGK; this is encoded by the coding sequence ATGATCCACGCACGATTGACAACGGCGGCCTGGCTGATTCTGGCCACAAGCGCGTTCCTGGGCGGATGCCTGGGCAAGCCCGGCCCGGTTGAAGAATATTTGCGGGTTGGCGGGGGAGAGGCGGCCTGCGCCCAGGAGATGCACACGGGCAAGGCCCGCGTGGCCGTGGCCCTTCGGCAGGTGAAATCCGCCGACGCCCTGGACCGCCAGGCCGTGATGCTGGCGCGCGGACGGGTCATGTCGCCGAGCCTACGCTGGTACTGGGAGGCGTCTCCCTGCCGTCTGGCCGAACAGGCCCTGGTGCGGGCCGTGAACTGCACGCCCGGGCTGGCCGCCATCTGGCCGGTGCGCTCCTCCACCGAGGCCCCTTTGGGCATGACCGTCACGCTGACTTCCTTTGAGATGCAGGAACAGCCACCTGTGATGAACGCAGCCATGGACTGCCAGATCTGGGACGGATCGGGCACGAAGCTGCTGGCGGCGCGCACCTTCAGCGCGCAGATTCCGGCACGGGCCCTGGACGCGCAGTCCATCGCGGAGGCGGGCAGCAGGGCGCTCTCCGGGCTTTCCGGCGACGCGGCCCAGTGGGTTGCGTCTCTGCCCACGCCAGGAGCGCCGGGAAAATGA
- a CDS encoding ABC transporter ATP-binding protein produces the protein MSLTWTTTHEAPEIRLDAVSVGYSNRMVLSGVEAVLPSGQISVILGGSGGGKSTLLKTILGLLPPTEGRVLMGDSDLYALTGDELREIRRRMGVLFQDGALLGSIPLGENIALPMREHTRLDEDIIETIVRMKLGLVGLDDFMDYFPNQLSGGMRKRAGLARALALDPRVLLCDEPTSGLDPITAADLDQLILELKEAFGMTTVVVSHDLQSVFTIADHVVVLNKGHMVYQGGPEGLRDSQDEFLRQFLNREPSRRKHNLAESI, from the coding sequence ATGAGCCTGACCTGGACCACCACCCACGAGGCCCCGGAAATCCGCCTGGATGCGGTGTCCGTGGGCTATTCCAACCGCATGGTGCTGAGCGGCGTCGAAGCCGTGCTGCCCAGCGGCCAGATAAGCGTGATCCTGGGTGGGTCCGGTGGGGGAAAGTCCACGCTGCTCAAAACCATCCTGGGGCTTTTGCCCCCCACCGAAGGGCGCGTGCTGATGGGCGATTCCGACCTCTACGCCCTGACCGGGGACGAATTGCGCGAGATCCGCCGCCGCATGGGCGTGCTGTTCCAGGACGGGGCGCTCCTGGGGTCCATCCCGCTGGGGGAGAACATTGCGTTGCCCATGCGCGAGCACACCAGATTGGACGAGGACATCATTGAAACCATCGTCCGCATGAAGCTCGGGCTGGTGGGGCTTGATGACTTCATGGACTATTTTCCCAACCAGCTCTCCGGGGGCATGCGAAAGCGCGCCGGACTGGCGCGGGCCCTGGCCCTGGACCCGCGCGTGCTGCTCTGCGACGAGCCCACCTCGGGCCTGGACCCCATCACCGCCGCAGACCTGGACCAGCTCATCCTGGAGCTCAAGGAAGCCTTTGGCATGACCACGGTGGTGGTCTCGCACGACCTGCAAAGCGTTTTCACCATCGCCGATCATGTGGTAGTGCTGAACAAGGGCCATATGGTCTACCAGGGAGGCCCGGAAGGCCTGCGCGACAGCCAGGACGAGTTCCTGCGGCAGTTCCTGAACCGGGAGCCGTCGCGCAGGAAGCACAACCTGGCGGAATCGATCTGA
- the fmt gene encoding methionyl-tRNA formyltransferase: protein MGTPDFAAATLAKVLAASGTAPGGPFEVVGVYTQPDRPCGRGHKCTPSPVKRLALEHGLPVFQPLNFKDPADVAELAALKPDVLLVAAYGLILPQSVLDIPALGPWNVHGSLLPRYRGAAPIQRCIENGDTETGITIMRMERGLDTGPMLLMRHIPIGPDETAGELHDRLAELGADMAVEALGLLAAGPVSPTPQDDAQATYAAKITKDDTLIRWDRPVLEVHNHIRAMTPRPGAYFNLPVPGENRHIRLLAHPGCHVQGDMTDMPPGRVCGLVSGRLVIACADGTYHIPSVQPSGKKSMDATAFACGYLNKIDCGIPLVCPAPEDLLA, encoded by the coding sequence ATGGGCACGCCGGACTTTGCGGCGGCGACCCTTGCCAAGGTCCTGGCCGCCTCCGGCACGGCTCCAGGCGGCCCGTTCGAGGTCGTCGGCGTGTACACCCAGCCCGACCGTCCCTGCGGTCGCGGCCACAAGTGCACGCCCTCGCCCGTCAAGCGCCTGGCCCTGGAGCACGGCCTGCCCGTGTTCCAGCCGCTGAACTTCAAGGACCCAGCCGACGTGGCCGAACTGGCCGCGCTGAAGCCGGACGTGCTTCTGGTGGCGGCCTACGGGCTCATCCTGCCGCAGTCCGTGCTGGACATCCCCGCACTTGGCCCCTGGAACGTGCACGGCTCGCTTTTGCCGCGCTACCGAGGAGCCGCGCCCATCCAGCGTTGCATCGAGAACGGCGACACCGAGACCGGCATCACCATCATGCGCATGGAGCGCGGACTGGACACCGGCCCCATGCTGCTCATGCGCCACATCCCCATCGGCCCGGACGAGACCGCCGGGGAGTTGCACGACCGTCTCGCAGAACTCGGCGCGGACATGGCCGTGGAGGCTCTGGGGCTTCTGGCCGCCGGACCTGTTTCGCCCACCCCCCAGGATGACGCCCAGGCGACCTACGCGGCCAAGATCACCAAGGACGACACCCTCATCCGATGGGACCGTCCCGTGCTGGAAGTGCACAACCACATCCGGGCCATGACTCCAAGGCCTGGAGCCTACTTCAACCTGCCCGTTCCAGGTGAAAATCGCCATATTCGCCTTCTGGCTCATCCTGGATGCCATGTGCAGGGCGATATGACGGACATGCCTCCAGGACGCGTCTGCGGGCTTGTCTCAGGGCGTCTTGTTATAGCCTGTGCTGATGGAACCTATCACATTCCATCGGTTCAACCTTCGGGCAAGAAATCCATGGACGCCACGGCCTTTGCCTGCGGTTACCTGAACAAGATCGACTGCGGCATCCCCCTGGTCTGTCCCGCACCTGAAGACCTGCTGGCCTGA
- the aspS gene encoding aspartate--tRNA ligase, with product MDPILSADEAPRAADPLGDWRRTHTCSKLTAADIGADVCIMGWVQFRRDHGGLIFVDLRDREGLTQVVFSPDHAPAAHARAHVVRSEYVLAIRGTVRSRPEGMANPNMVTGEIEVVVNDWKLLNTSKTPPFTIEDRIDAGEALRLKYRYLDLRRPKLAQNFILRSKAAQSVRRYLDSLGFLEVETPMLTKSTPEGARDFLVPSRVNQGEFFALPQSPQLFKQLLMVAGMDRYYQIVKCFRDEDLRADRQPEFTQIDIEMSFVDEEQVMDMAETMIRTLFRECLNKELPCPFPRMTYDDAMRDYGLDKPDVRFDLKLTDVSDIVCGCELRVFAKAELVKGLRVPGGETMTRKEIDELTEFVKIYGAQGLAWIKIRENEWQSPIAKFFSDEERAALAERLQLQVGDIVFFQAGASDMVNNALGYLRVQLGERLGLIDESVFAPLWVTDFPLLEYSPEDKRWVAKHHPFTSPKDGHLEVLKSDPGAALARAYDLVLNGSEIGGGSIRNHTLDKQSAMFEALGIDAQEAEEKFSFLLNALQYGAPPHGGIAFGLDRLVMLMAGAKSIRDVIAFPKTQKATCLMTEAPSAVASKQLRELGIKLRESAAKESQ from the coding sequence ATGGACCCTATTCTTTCCGCTGACGAGGCCCCCCGCGCCGCCGATCCCCTGGGAGACTGGCGCCGCACCCACACCTGCTCCAAGCTGACCGCCGCCGACATCGGCGCTGATGTCTGCATCATGGGCTGGGTGCAGTTCCGCCGCGACCATGGCGGCCTCATCTTCGTGGACCTGCGCGACCGCGAGGGCCTGACCCAGGTGGTCTTCAGCCCGGACCACGCCCCCGCTGCCCACGCGCGCGCCCACGTGGTGCGCTCCGAGTACGTGCTGGCCATTCGCGGCACGGTGCGCTCGCGCCCTGAAGGCATGGCCAACCCCAACATGGTCACCGGCGAGATCGAGGTCGTGGTCAATGACTGGAAGCTCCTGAACACCTCCAAGACCCCGCCCTTCACCATTGAGGACCGCATCGACGCGGGCGAGGCGCTGCGCCTGAAGTACCGCTACCTGGACCTTCGCCGCCCCAAGCTCGCCCAGAACTTTATCCTGCGCTCCAAGGCGGCCCAGTCCGTGCGCCGCTACCTGGACTCCCTGGGCTTCCTGGAAGTGGAGACGCCCATGCTCACCAAGTCCACGCCCGAAGGCGCGCGCGACTTCCTGGTGCCCAGCCGCGTCAACCAGGGCGAGTTCTTCGCGCTGCCCCAGTCGCCCCAGCTGTTCAAGCAGCTGCTCATGGTGGCCGGGATGGATCGCTACTACCAGATCGTCAAATGCTTCCGCGACGAGGACCTGCGCGCCGACCGCCAGCCCGAGTTCACACAGATCGATATCGAGATGAGCTTCGTGGACGAGGAGCAGGTGATGGACATGGCCGAGACCATGATCCGCACCCTGTTTCGCGAGTGCCTGAACAAGGAGCTGCCCTGCCCCTTCCCCCGCATGACCTACGACGACGCCATGCGCGACTACGGCCTGGACAAGCCCGACGTGCGCTTCGACCTGAAGCTTACCGATGTGTCGGACATCGTGTGCGGCTGCGAGCTGCGCGTGTTCGCCAAGGCCGAGCTGGTCAAGGGCCTGCGCGTTCCCGGCGGCGAGACCATGACCCGCAAGGAGATCGACGAGCTCACCGAGTTCGTGAAGATCTACGGCGCGCAGGGTCTGGCCTGGATCAAGATCCGCGAGAACGAGTGGCAGTCGCCCATCGCCAAGTTCTTCTCCGACGAGGAGCGCGCCGCCCTGGCTGAGCGCCTCCAGCTTCAGGTTGGCGACATCGTGTTCTTCCAGGCCGGTGCTTCCGACATGGTGAACAACGCCCTGGGGTATCTGCGCGTGCAGCTGGGCGAGCGCCTGGGCCTCATCGACGAGAGCGTGTTCGCGCCCCTGTGGGTGACCGATTTCCCGCTGCTTGAATACTCCCCCGAGGACAAGCGCTGGGTGGCCAAGCACCACCCCTTCACCTCGCCCAAGGACGGACACCTGGAAGTCCTGAAGTCCGATCCGGGCGCAGCCCTGGCGCGCGCCTACGACCTGGTGCTGAACGGCAGCGAGATCGGCGGCGGTTCCATCCGCAACCATACGCTCGACAAGCAGTCCGCCATGTTCGAGGCCCTGGGCATCGACGCCCAGGAGGCCGAGGAGAAGTTCAGCTTCCTCTTGAACGCCCTCCAGTACGGCGCCCCCCCGCACGGCGGCATTGCCTTCGGCCTGGACCGGCTGGTGATGCTCATGGCCGGAGCCAAGTCCATCCGCGACGTCATCGCGTTCCCCAAAACCCAGAAGGCCACCTGCCTCATGACCGAAGCCCCCAGCGCCGTCGCCTCCAAGCAGCTGCGCGAACTGGGCATCAAGCTGCGGGAAAGCGCGGCCAAGGAAAGCCAATAG
- a CDS encoding MlaD family protein — translation MFSKTAHVKDTVKASAAIVLCLAILGAFVVVLGGYRFWENLELYNIRFKSVKDLSSGRPVKYGGLDVGRILSIGVDPEDPRMIRVVIGLTTRVEMREGVVARIAQKGLVGDYYVFLDPQGKLGEPLPPGSFIQSMETVDMSQLAGMAGEILMELRPRLERIAMSLESLLTSENSARIAELLQKAPALVSDLQTTVTQVRGDFAKLAGSGQQAADNASRTLKSMEQAVDTLKRELEKTLADIRGEVKQVGALTDTVHKAVRHDQAQLEDILGNVERLSTDLKHLASRLRERPWEIVNKPTERK, via the coding sequence GTGTTTTCGAAAACAGCACACGTGAAGGACACCGTGAAAGCCAGCGCGGCCATCGTCTTGTGTCTGGCCATCCTGGGAGCGTTCGTGGTGGTTCTGGGCGGATACCGCTTCTGGGAGAACCTGGAACTCTACAACATCCGCTTCAAAAGCGTGAAGGACCTCTCCAGCGGCAGGCCGGTGAAGTACGGCGGCCTGGACGTGGGACGCATCCTGTCCATCGGCGTGGACCCGGAAGACCCCCGCATGATCCGCGTGGTGATCGGCCTGACCACGCGCGTGGAGATGCGCGAGGGCGTGGTGGCCAGAATCGCCCAGAAGGGCCTGGTGGGCGATTACTACGTGTTTCTTGACCCTCAGGGAAAGCTGGGGGAGCCTCTTCCTCCCGGATCGTTCATACAGTCCATGGAGACCGTGGACATGTCCCAGCTGGCGGGCATGGCCGGGGAGATCCTCATGGAGTTGCGCCCGCGCCTGGAACGCATCGCCATGAGCCTGGAATCGCTGCTTACCAGCGAGAACTCGGCGCGCATCGCGGAGCTGCTCCAGAAGGCACCGGCCTTGGTGAGCGACTTGCAAACCACGGTGACCCAGGTGCGCGGAGACTTCGCGAAGCTGGCCGGAAGCGGGCAGCAGGCTGCGGACAACGCCTCGCGCACCCTGAAAAGCATGGAGCAGGCCGTGGATACGCTCAAGCGCGAGCTTGAGAAGACCCTGGCCGACATTCGGGGAGAGGTGAAGCAGGTGGGAGCGCTCACGGACACCGTGCACAAGGCGGTGCGCCACGATCAGGCCCAGCTTGAAGACATCCTGGGCAACGTGGAGCGTTTGAGCACGGATCTGAAGCATCTGGCGTCCCGGCTGCGCGAGAGGCCCTGGGAGATCGTCAACAAACCCACGGAGCGCAAATGA
- a CDS encoding STAS domain-containing protein: MPEEKQTAWTATKDTAAGAAVIEGEVDFTNSLEVRQWLKEYCEQTQGEVKLDLSKLSYIDSSGLAILIEIRKLLKNSNRSVVIVAVSGQVQKLFTLTQIGELFGI, from the coding sequence ATGCCCGAAGAAAAACAGACAGCCTGGACCGCGACGAAGGACACAGCCGCAGGCGCTGCCGTCATCGAGGGCGAGGTGGATTTCACCAATTCCCTGGAAGTGCGGCAATGGCTGAAGGAGTACTGCGAACAGACACAGGGCGAAGTGAAGCTCGATCTGTCCAAGTTGTCCTACATCGACAGCTCCGGGCTGGCCATTCTGATCGAGATACGGAAATTGCTGAAGAACAGTAACCGTTCGGTCGTCATTGTGGCGGTGTCTGGACAAGTGCAAAAGCTGTTCACCCTCACCCAGATCGGGGAACTTTTTGGAATCTGA
- a CDS encoding lysozyme inhibitor LprI family protein yields the protein MAWSACARAQNCDRPGSVAEMTECATLRLRAAEREMANYYGILLDSEDKDFAKAVREAQEAWMRWREAEAKLVEHTVNDPGLVLYTRRTQEAQMTEDRVKDLRSLAGN from the coding sequence TTGGCATGGAGCGCCTGCGCCCGGGCCCAGAACTGCGACAGGCCGGGCAGCGTCGCTGAGATGACCGAGTGCGCCACGCTTCGCCTGCGGGCAGCGGAGCGCGAAATGGCCAATTACTACGGCATCCTGCTGGACTCGGAGGACAAAGACTTCGCCAAGGCCGTTCGGGAGGCCCAGGAAGCCTGGATGCGCTGGCGCGAGGCAGAAGCGAAACTCGTGGAGCACACCGTGAACGATCCCGGACTGGTGCTGTACACCCGACGCACCCAGGAAGCCCAGATGACCGAGGACCGGGTGAAGGACCTGCGCAGCCTGGCCGGGAACTGA
- the def gene encoding peptide deformylase has protein sequence MPRPILKYPHPILSKRAEEITEITDEHKQLAKDMAEAMYDQRGIGLAAPQVGECCRLIAVDISGPDERTELMFLVNPVIVSREGEVTDEEGCLSVAQFRAKVTRSEKVVVKAKDLDGKDVELPADGILAVCLQHEIDHLDGVLFIDHISRLKRALYDNKIKKWQKARKQES, from the coding sequence ATGCCTCGCCCCATTCTCAAATATCCTCATCCTATCCTGAGCAAGCGCGCGGAGGAGATCACCGAGATCACCGATGAGCACAAGCAGCTTGCCAAGGACATGGCCGAGGCCATGTACGACCAGCGCGGCATCGGACTGGCCGCGCCCCAGGTGGGCGAATGCTGCCGCCTGATCGCCGTGGACATCTCCGGGCCTGACGAGCGCACGGAGCTTATGTTCCTGGTGAACCCGGTCATCGTTTCTCGTGAGGGAGAGGTGACGGACGAAGAGGGCTGCCTGTCCGTGGCCCAGTTCCGCGCCAAGGTGACGCGCTCCGAAAAGGTCGTGGTCAAGGCCAAGGATCTGGACGGCAAGGATGTGGAGCTTCCGGCGGACGGCATCCTGGCCGTGTGCCTGCAGCACGAGATCGACCACCTGGACGGCGTGCTGTTCATCGACCATATCAGCCGCCTGAAGCGCGCCCTGTACGACAACAAGATCAAGAAGTGGCAGAAAGCCAGGAAGCAGGAATCTTGA
- a CDS encoding DUF116 domain-containing protein, with protein sequence MEAVESSRKRLFIGLISASSLVVCGILALLWIVPTIGLNSIHPWASAVWGVMVACIIAVVGWASLGLALSVAAGRTLPFTNRLRGVTIKLFLPLMIILARLFGISKERVRNSFIKVNNELVLGQGRDYKPHEILLLLPHCLQSSRCGVRLTYDINNCTRCGKCPVAGLLALSEAYGVDMAIATGGTIARRIVVQKRPKLILAVACERDLSSGIQDTYPLPVYGILNERPHGPCLDTLVPLDQMEIALRYFLRMEAAPVVIVPRIPRMRDLGVSDGQPGTSIN encoded by the coding sequence ATGGAAGCTGTCGAGTCTTCGCGCAAGCGCCTGTTCATCGGGCTCATCTCCGCATCCTCCCTGGTGGTGTGCGGCATTCTGGCGCTTTTGTGGATCGTGCCCACCATCGGGCTTAATTCCATCCACCCCTGGGCCTCGGCCGTGTGGGGCGTGATGGTGGCCTGCATCATCGCCGTGGTCGGCTGGGCCAGCCTGGGCCTGGCCTTGTCCGTGGCCGCCGGGCGCACCCTGCCCTTCACCAACCGACTGCGCGGCGTGACCATCAAGCTGTTCCTGCCGCTCATGATCATCCTGGCGCGCCTGTTCGGCATCTCCAAGGAGCGCGTGCGCAACTCCTTCATCAAGGTCAACAACGAACTGGTGCTGGGCCAGGGCCGCGACTACAAGCCCCACGAGATCCTGCTGCTCCTGCCCCACTGCCTGCAATCGAGCCGCTGCGGCGTGCGCCTGACCTACGACATCAACAACTGCACCCGCTGCGGCAAGTGCCCCGTGGCCGGGCTGCTGGCGCTGTCCGAGGCTTACGGCGTGGACATGGCCATCGCCACCGGCGGCACCATCGCCCGGCGCATCGTGGTGCAGAAACGCCCCAAGCTGATCCTGGCCGTGGCTTGCGAGCGCGACCTGTCCAGCGGCATCCAGGACACCTACCCCCTGCCGGTGTACGGCATCCTGAACGAACGGCCTCACGGACCCTGCCTGGACACCCTGGTGCCCCTCGACCAGATGGAGATCGCCCTGCGCTACTTCCTGCGCATGGAGGCCGCGCCGGTCGTCATCGTTCCGCGCATCCCCCGCATGCGCGACCTGGGCGTTTCCGACGGACAGCCCGGCACGTCCATCAACTGA